Sequence from the Corallococcus soli genome:
CCCACCCAGTTGCCCGGCGGCGCGTAGTTGCACACCCAGAGCTGCCAGGTGCCCACGTCCCTGCCGAAGGGCGAGTTCTTCGTGCACAGCCGCGTCGCGCAGCCCACCGCCTTCGTGTTGCGCCACACCACCTGCGTGTAGTGCCCGCACATCTTCCCCGGCTTGCAGGTGCCGCGCGCGTAGTCGTAGTCGGCGGACTCGTCCGCCCAGCTCTTCACCACCTGCTCCGTGGTCCAGGTGTCCGGCGTCGCGGCGGCCAGGTTCTCCCCGAACGAGCCCCGGTCCGGGTTGTGCTCGAAGCGGCACTCCTTCGCGTAGGACTCCGCCTTGCGCATGGCCTCGTCGGACCAGGTCAGCGCCGGCAGCGCGGGCTTCGGCGTGGGACGCGAGGCCCGGGCCCGCGCCTGGTTGTGCGCGCTCACCATGTCGCGCTTCAGGTCGGCGGCGGACGGCACGGGCTTGCGGGGGCCCTCCGTGGGTGCCGGCGTCTGCGTGGACGCCGGGACCTTGCGCGCGGCGGCGGTGGCCGCGGCCTTCTTCGCGGCGGGAGGCGCGGGACGCGTGGGGTTCGCCGAGGAGACACAGCCGAGCAGCGGGGCCAGCAACACCACGGCGAGCCCGCGACGGAGCACTGGAAGAGGCATGGGCGTCATCATCCCGTGCCGCGCCCCGTCGTGCAGGGGAAGTGAACGGGGCAGGCGGCCCCGGAGGTGCCCGAGCGGGTGCCTGCTCCTGGATGCCCCGGTGCGCTACCCGGCCAGCCCGGTGAGGGGCCCCGTGCCGTCGTCACCGAAGGTGCTCGCGGGCACGCCGAACATGTTCAGCAGGGAGACGTAGAGGTTCGCCAGGGGCTGGCCCCCGTACCGCACGTGCCGGCCCGGCGCCAGCGCGCCGCCCGCGCGGCCCGCGAGGAGGATGGGCAGGTTGCGGTGCTCGTGCATGTTGCCGTCGGCGATCTCACTGGAGAAGTACACGGCGCTGTGGTCCAGCAGCGTCCCGCCCTCCTCCTGCACGCCCTTCATGCGCTGGAGCAGGTACGCGTACTGCTCCACCTCCCACTTGTCGATCTTCGCCAGCGCGTCGTAGTTGGCCTGGGCCTTCTGGTGGTGCGAGTACGCGTGGTGCTCGCCGGACAGGCCCAGGAACGAATACACGCGCTGGCTGCGCGCGTTGCCCAGCATGAAGGTGCACGTGCGGGTGAGGTCGCACTGGAACGCGAGCACGATGAGGTCCAGCATCGCCTTCGTCTTCTCGCGGACGTCCTCCGTCCGCGCCGGGGCCACGGCCGTGCCGCAGGTGGGGCCTGCGCCCGCCATCGCGTTGACGCGCAGCTCCAGCTCCCGCACGCCGGTGAAGTACTCGTCCAGCTTGCGCCGGTCGGTGGTGCCCAGCCGGCCCTGGAGCGCCTTCGCGTCGTCGCGCACGGCGTCGATGATGCTCAGGCCGTAGGCCCGGCGCTTGGCCAGCTCCGCCTGGGTGACGTTCGGGTCGAAGTCCGCGAAGAGCCGCTCGAACGCGGCGCGCGGCTGCGTCTCCTTGGGCACCGGCGTGGACGGCCCCGCCCACGCGATGTTGTTCGCGTACGGGCACGCGTAGCCGGAGTCGCAGTTGCCAATGCCCTTGCCCGGGTCGATGCCCAGCTCCAGCGACGGGAAGCGCGTGGCCTTGCCCACGGCGTTCGCCAGCACCTGGTCCATGGAGATGCCGGTGCGGATGTTGGCGCCCTCCGTCTTGCGGGCCTTCACGCAGCTCAGGAACGCGGACGTCGCGGCGGCGTGGTGGCCGTCGCCGTCCGGCCGGCCCGGCAGGTTGTCCAGCCCGCCCAGCACCAGCACGTCGTCCTTCACCGGAGCCAGGGACGCGAGCGTGGGCGTCAGGGACCAGTCCGGCCCCTCGCCCGAAGGGGTCCACTTTGCCATGTGGATGCCGCACGGCGTGTAGAAGGCCACGAAGCGGCGCGGCACCGGCGCCTGCGATGCACCGCGGGCCACGCCGGGGCGCATGCCCTCCAGCAGGGGCAGCGCCATCATCGCGCCCAGTCCACGCAGCAGGGTCCGACGGGACAGGGGAGGCAGGCGGCTCATGGCTTCGGTCCTTCCGTGTCGCCCCCCCGCTGCTGGAACGCGTCGCTGCGGACGATGGCGAGGATGTAATCGACCAGGCGGCCGCCCCGGGACTCGGCCTGCTGGGCGATGTCGTGCACGTTGCAGCGGTCGGACGGCTCCGCGCCCCGGCCCAGCGCGTACGACAGCAGGTGGCGCGTCATGCACCGGGACAGGTCCGGGTCCTGCTTCACCACGGCGCGCATCTCCACCACGCCGTTGAACACCTTGCCCCCGGGCAGCTCGCCGCTGGGGTCCACCGCCGCGCCGCCCTCCTCCTTCAGGCGCCAGCGGCCCACCGGGTCGAAGTTCTCCAGGCCGAAGCCCAGCGGATCCATCAGCGTGTGGCACCCCGAACACGTGGGGTCCACGCGGTGCTGCCGCATGCGCTCCTTGATGTTGAGCGTGGGGTCCACCGTCGGCGCCAGGCCGCCCGCGTTGGGAGGCGGGGGCGGCGGTCCCTTGCACAGCAGCTGCTCCAGCACCCACACCCCGCGCTTCACCGGCGAGGTGCGATCCGCGTTGGCGGTGACGGTGAGCAGCGCGCCCTTGCCGAAGAGGCCCGCGCGCTCCGGGTGGCCCTCCAGGCTCACGCGCGTCATGGCGTCGGTGCCGGGCGGGGGCAGGCCATAGTGCGTGGCCAGCCGGTCGTTCACGTAGGTGAAGGGCGCGTCCAGCAGGTCCTTGAGCCGGTGGTCGCCGGTGATGAACTCCTGGAAGAGCAGCCGCGTCTCCTCCCGCATCGCCTGGCGCAGCGGTTCGTCGAAGCCGTAGCGCGCCTCCGGCTGCGCGAAGTCGAGCGCGCGCGTGTAGAGCCACTGGCCGGCGAAGTTGTCCACCAGCGCCCGGGCCTTGGGGTCCGCCAGCATGCGCCGCACCTGCGTCTCCAGCACCACGGGGTCGCGCAGGCGGCCTCTCTCCGCCACCTTGAGCAGCGCTTCGTCCGGCATGCTGCTCCAGAGGAAGTAGGACAGGCGGCTCGCCAGCTCCACGTCGCTGATGGGGTGCGTCCTGGGGGACGCGGGCGCGGGGTCCAGCTCCACGCGGAAGAGGAAGTGCGGGGACACCAGCACCGAGCGCAGCGCCAGCTTCACCCCCACCTCCGGCCCGTCACCGTGCTGACGGGCCAGCGCGATGAAGCCGACGAGCCCCTCCACCTCCTGCGCGGACACCGGCCGCCGCCAGGCGCGCCGCGCGAAGCTCCGCAGCAGGTCCCGCGCGCAGGGCTCCGGCGTGGCGGGATCCAGGACGCAGGTGCGCAGCGTGCCCTTCGCCCACGCGGCCTCCACCAGCCGCTCCGCCGCGTGCGAGTACTTCTCCATCAGCAGCGGCGACATGCTGAGCACGTCCGCGTTGTTGTCGAAGCCGAAGCCGTGGTCGTCCGGAGGGAAGTCCTGTGAGGGCTGGCCCGTGTCGCCCAGCAGGTCGCGCACGGTGTTGTCGTACTCGGCGCGGTTGAGGCGGTGCAGGGTGACGCGGCCCGGGTCCCGGGACTCGGAGCGGCACAGGGCGTCCAGCGGATCCACCGGGCCCCCGGCGTCCGGACCCGGCAGCACCCGCGCCCTGGGCACGCTGCTGTCGCAGCCGACGAGCAGCCACACCGCGACCGCCATCCTCCTCCAGCGCCGACCCCGACCCCGACCGCAGGCTGTCACGTCGCGTCCCCCTTCCACGAGTCCGTGGCGGGCACGCTCAAAGCAAAAGCCTCACCAGCCGCGCGGTGGTGACGGGTGGACGCAGGGCTCCATCCCCCGGGCGGGGATGTGCGCACGCGGAGGTTCGGGGAAGGGAAGAGAAGTTCCGCGGGCGGGGGAGGTGCTTGGAGCGCGTGGGTGCCGCGCCGACCCCTGCCCACGAGGGCGGGTCAGGCGGGCGACGGCCTCCGCGCGGTGGCCGGGAACTCCACCGGAAGCAGGCGGTGCGCGCCTGCTTCCGGGGGCGACGGGGCGCGGATGGTTACTGCGAGTCCTTCGCGGTACCCGGCGCCTTCACGGTGCCATCCAGGTAGGCGCGGAAGGCCTCGAAGGCGTAGGGGCGGCCGAGGAAGTCCTGCACCTGCTCCGCGGCGGGCTTGGAGCCGCCCGGGTTCAGCACGGTGGTGCGGTACTTCATCGCCGTGTCCCGGTCCAGGTAGCCCGTCTCCTGGAACTTCGACTCCAGGTCCTTCGCGATGACGAACGACCACAGGTACGTGTAGTACGCGGCCGAGTACCCATCCAGGTGCCCGAAGGCGGCCTCGAAGTGGGTGCCGTCGCGGTACTCGTGGCGGAAGGGGCTGAGCTTCTTCTGCTGCTCGGCGAGGACGGCGGTCGTGTCGAAGCCCGGCTCGCGCGAGTAGTACTGGAGGCTGACCGCGGACAGGAAGAGCTGGCGGCGCGCCCACAGGCCCTGGCCGAACTCCTTCGACGCGCGCAGCTTCTCCACCAGCTCCACGGGCATGGGCTCGTTCGTCTCATGGTGCCTGGCGAAGCTCTTGAGCACCTCCGGCTGCTGCGCCCACTGCTGGAGCAGCATGGATGGCGTCTCCACGAAGTCGCGCTCGGTGGAGATGCCGGAGATGGGCGTCCACTTCTGCTGGCCGGAGAAGACGGTGTGCATCAGGTGGCCGAACTCGTGGAAGAACGTCTCCACCTCGTCGTGCGTCATCAGGTCGCCGGGGCGCGGGAAGTTGCACACCAGCACGGCCTCCGGCAGCCGCTTGTCGGCCTCACCGGTGATGAGGTCGAACTGCGCCGCGTGCTTGTACTTGTCGTCGCGCGGGTGCATGTCCAGGAAGATGCGGCCCAGGGGCTTGCCGCCCTCCAGGACGTCGTAGGCCTCCACGTCCGTGTGCCACGTCTTCAGCTCCTTCACCGGCTGGAACGTCACGCCCCACAGGCTGGAGGTGATGCCCATCACGCCGTCCTTCACCCGGGCGTACTCCAGGTAGGGACGCGCCGCCTGCGAGTCGTAGCCGAAGCGCTCCGCGCGCACCCGGTCCTCGTAGTAGTCGTGGTCCCACGGCTCCACCGTGGTGGCGCCCCGCACGTCCTTCTTCTTGCGCGACAGCAGCTCCGCCATCTCCTTCTTCGCGCGGGCCTCCGACGACTGCGCCAGCTGGTCGATGAAGTCCGCCGCCGCCTGCTGCGTGCGCGTCATCCGCGTCTCGGTGGTGAAGGCCGCCCAGTTCGCGTACCCCAGCAGCGTCGCCAGCGCGTGGCGCTTCTCGATGAGCTGGCCGAGCACCGCCTGGTTGGCGGGGAACGCGCGCTGCCGGTAGGCGCGCCACAGCTTCTCGCGCGCCTTGGCGTTCTTCGCGTACGTCATGAACGGGAAGTAGTCCGGGTAGTTGCTGGTGATGACCACCTTGCCGTCCGCGCCCGGCGCGTGCGCCTTCTTGTAGTCCTCCGGCAGCCCGTCCAGCTCCTTGGGCGTGAAGGCCACCTTGCGGACGTCCTCCGCGATGTTCCGGCCGAACTGCTGGCCCAGCTTGAGGATCTCCTCGTTGAGGGCCTTCACCTGCTGACGCGTGGGCTCGTCGCGGTCCACGCCCGCGCGGCGGAAGTCCAGCAGCGTGCGGCCCACCCAGTGGCGCGTGGACGCGTCCTCCTTGGACAGGTCCACCAGCGACAGCGCGTCATAGACGCCGCGGTCCTGGGACAGCGCCACGTTGGCCGCCTCCACCTGCTGCTCGCACTCGCGGGCCGCGTCGCGCATCGCGGGGTCCGGGTGGACCGCGGGCGTGAGGCTGGAGCGGTTGGCGGCGTTGATGAGCGCCGTCTGCGCCTCGTCATAGGCCTTGAGCACCGCCTGCCCGTTCGCCTTCGCATCCAGCTTCTTCAGCGCCACCACCTGCGCCTGGGCCCGCTCCAGGTCCGCCTTGCACAGGGCCTTGAAGGTGTCCGGCGTGCCCGCCAGCGGCTCCGAACCCTTGAAGGGCGCCAGCTGGGGCTTGGATGCATTGGCCGCGATGCGGGCCTGGGCCTCGCGGTTGTTCGTGATGCTGCCGTTGGAGCAACCCGTCGCGGCGAGCGCCGCCATGACGGTGAGCGCGGGGATTTTCAAAGGGACTTCCTCCAAAAGGAACGACGCGAAACGCGGGCCCGTCATGCCACATCCCCACCCCTCCGCGCCCGTCCGCCGTGAACGGTGCGCCTGCCCCCTGGGGGGGGCCTGACCCCCTTGCGCCCACCGTAACGCACCTCGCCTTGAGCAGCGCCCGGCCTCCCGGTAACTCCCTCGGCTGCTTCGTGGTCCAAGCAGGTCTCCTGGCCGGAGGGTGACAGACACATGCGCAAGGCAATGGGTGCGGTCGCGGCGTTGCTGTTGTGGGGCTGTGGTGGCGCGGGGACGGACGTGCCATCCGCCGCTCCGGGCTCTCCCGAGGGCTTGACGCTCGGGTCGGAAGCGGGGCTGACCCGGGGCACCTGGACGCGGGAGGGACAGGAGGTGTCCTTCTCCTCGCGCGAGGTGGAGCCCGGGGTGTACCGGCTGGAGGTGCGCACGCACGGCCTGACGCTCACCGGCTTGATGGACCCCGCCTCCGGCGTGTCCACGCTGGATGGCTTCGCGGACCAGAACGCGCAGGACACGCAGGTGGTGGACGCGGATCGCGACGTGCTGGCGGCCTTCTACCAGGCGCTCAACCAGGGCCTGCCCGCGGGCGACGCGGCGACGCCGGAGGCCATGTACCTGCGGCGCGCGGTGGGCATGTGGGCGCAGCACCCCACGAGCGTCACGCTGAAGCGCACGGTGATGGGCGAGCAGGGCCGCGGCTACACCATGCTGTGCAGCTACGCGAAGTGCGGCGGCAAGAACACCGGCAGCTGCGGCGGCACGTACAACTGGTACTCGTACGCGAAGCACGACTGCAACAAGGGCGGCTTCGACAACGCGAAGAACCAGCAGATTGCCCAGCTGGGTGACCACACGACGTGCAACGGCGACGAGTACTACATGAACGGCAGCACCTGGGTGTGCGGTGAGCCGGACCACTGGTCGCGCCCCAAGGTGATGGGCAACTGCTTCGGCCGCTGCGGCGGAGGCTGCGGCGGTGACACGCAGTACACGCTGGACGCGACGAACCACGACGGCTGCGTGCGCAACGGGCACATGCTGGCGAGCGCCTACTGCGACGACCAGTTCATGTCCGCCACGGACGACGAGCTGTTCGCGCCCAACTGCTACTGACGGCGGATGGGACGCGTGACGCGATACGGGGCGGTGGGGCTGTGGCTGGCCCTGTCGGCCTGCTCGTCCTCGACGTCCGCGAAGACGGAGGCCGGGGAGGCGGCGGTGCGCCGCTTCTTCCAGGCCCTGCCGTCCGGGGACTGCGCGGTGCTGGGCCCGCTGCTCGTGAGCGGCCAGGGCCTGCCGTCGTGCGAGGACACCGTGAAGGACCTGCACGAGCACGACCTGCGCCTGGTGGACGTCGTCGAGGCGAAGGTGGACGGGCGTGATCCGGACGCGGTGCTCGTGCGGGCGCGCGTGTCCCAGGGCGGCCGGGAGCGGCGGGAGCCGTTCGTGTTCCGGGTGGAGCGCCAGGCGGAAGGCTGGCGCTTGCGGCTGTGAAGGGCCCACGTAGGCTTCGAGGGTGCGGACCATGCGACGCCGTGAGCGGGTGATGCTGCTGGGAGGCGCGGGGCTGGTGGTGGCCGGGGTGCTGGCCGTCGCGCTCCTGACGTCCCAGGAGACGGGGGCTCCCACCGACAGGCCTCCGGAGCTTCCGTCACCCCCCAGGGTCGTGGCGACGGAGGTCGCGCCGCCGCGAACGGCGCCGGTGCGGCCGGCTGCGCCCAGGACGCCGGAGGCCACGGTGGTGCCACCGGCCCCCGGGGACGTGCCGCCGGAGCCGGAGGTGGAGGGGGCGCCCCCGCAGCCGAACGACCCCATCGTGGAGGAGCTGCCGCAGACGGCGCGGTGGAAGCTGGAGAAGACGGAGCACGTCGCGTCGCTGCTGGGGCGGGACGTGGCGCGGCTGGAAGGGGAGAAGCAGGAGGCCCGGGCGCGGGGTGACACGGTTCGCGTCGAACAGGTGGAGGCGCTGCTCCAGCGTCACCGCGTCCGGTTGGAGGAGCTGCGCGAGGAAGCGCGGTCGCTCACCGAGGCTGCCCGGAACGAACCGCCCGAGCCTTGAGTTCCAGGCGCCTTTCGGCTCCGGGGCAGGACGCAGGGCCCTGATGCGTAGCCTGCCTGCCCGCCCTCCGTGAGGCCGGCCGGCATGTCCGGGTGGGGAGCCGGCGACGCTGTGGGCTCGGAGTACGCTCGCTTCTGATTCCTGGGACCCACCGGCCGGGCGTGCGTGACAGGCACGGCGCGGCATGCGCATAGAAAAGGACGTGTCCGTCTCCACCGCGACCGCACCCACCGGACCCGTCCGCTCCACCCGAGGCTCCCGGCTGGCATCCGTCGCGGTGGCCAG
This genomic interval carries:
- a CDS encoding CAP domain-containing protein, which encodes MPLPVLRRGLAVVLLAPLLGCVSSANPTRPAPPAAKKAAATAAARKVPASTQTPAPTEGPRKPVPSAADLKRDMVSAHNQARARASRPTPKPALPALTWSDEAMRKAESYAKECRFEHNPDRGSFGENLAAATPDTWTTEQVVKSWADESADYDYARGTCKPGKMCGHYTQVVWRNTKAVGCATRLCTKNSPFGRDVGTWQLWVCNYAPPGNWVGQKPY
- a CDS encoding DUF1552 domain-containing protein encodes the protein MSRLPPLSRRTLLRGLGAMMALPLLEGMRPGVARGASQAPVPRRFVAFYTPCGIHMAKWTPSGEGPDWSLTPTLASLAPVKDDVLVLGGLDNLPGRPDGDGHHAAATSAFLSCVKARKTEGANIRTGISMDQVLANAVGKATRFPSLELGIDPGKGIGNCDSGYACPYANNIAWAGPSTPVPKETQPRAAFERLFADFDPNVTQAELAKRRAYGLSIIDAVRDDAKALQGRLGTTDRRKLDEYFTGVRELELRVNAMAGAGPTCGTAVAPARTEDVREKTKAMLDLIVLAFQCDLTRTCTFMLGNARSQRVYSFLGLSGEHHAYSHHQKAQANYDALAKIDKWEVEQYAYLLQRMKGVQEEGGTLLDHSAVYFSSEIADGNMHEHRNLPILLAGRAGGALAPGRHVRYGGQPLANLYVSLLNMFGVPASTFGDDGTGPLTGLAG
- a CDS encoding DUF1592 domain-containing protein, coding for MAVAVWLLVGCDSSVPRARVLPGPDAGGPVDPLDALCRSESRDPGRVTLHRLNRAEYDNTVRDLLGDTGQPSQDFPPDDHGFGFDNNADVLSMSPLLMEKYSHAAERLVEAAWAKGTLRTCVLDPATPEPCARDLLRSFARRAWRRPVSAQEVEGLVGFIALARQHGDGPEVGVKLALRSVLVSPHFLFRVELDPAPASPRTHPISDVELASRLSYFLWSSMPDEALLKVAERGRLRDPVVLETQVRRMLADPKARALVDNFAGQWLYTRALDFAQPEARYGFDEPLRQAMREETRLLFQEFITGDHRLKDLLDAPFTYVNDRLATHYGLPPPGTDAMTRVSLEGHPERAGLFGKGALLTVTANADRTSPVKRGVWVLEQLLCKGPPPPPPNAGGLAPTVDPTLNIKERMRQHRVDPTCSGCHTLMDPLGFGLENFDPVGRWRLKEEGGAAVDPSGELPGGKVFNGVVEMRAVVKQDPDLSRCMTRHLLSYALGRGAEPSDRCNVHDIAQQAESRGGRLVDYILAIVRSDAFQQRGGDTEGPKP
- a CDS encoding M3 family metallopeptidase, translated to MAALAATGCSNGSITNNREAQARIAANASKPQLAPFKGSEPLAGTPDTFKALCKADLERAQAQVVALKKLDAKANGQAVLKAYDEAQTALINAANRSSLTPAVHPDPAMRDAARECEQQVEAANVALSQDRGVYDALSLVDLSKEDASTRHWVGRTLLDFRRAGVDRDEPTRQQVKALNEEILKLGQQFGRNIAEDVRKVAFTPKELDGLPEDYKKAHAPGADGKVVITSNYPDYFPFMTYAKNAKAREKLWRAYRQRAFPANQAVLGQLIEKRHALATLLGYANWAAFTTETRMTRTQQAAADFIDQLAQSSEARAKKEMAELLSRKKKDVRGATTVEPWDHDYYEDRVRAERFGYDSQAARPYLEYARVKDGVMGITSSLWGVTFQPVKELKTWHTDVEAYDVLEGGKPLGRIFLDMHPRDDKYKHAAQFDLITGEADKRLPEAVLVCNFPRPGDLMTHDEVETFFHEFGHLMHTVFSGQQKWTPISGISTERDFVETPSMLLQQWAQQPEVLKSFARHHETNEPMPVELVEKLRASKEFGQGLWARRQLFLSAVSLQYYSREPGFDTTAVLAEQQKKLSPFRHEYRDGTHFEAAFGHLDGYSAAYYTYLWSFVIAKDLESKFQETGYLDRDTAMKYRTTVLNPGGSKPAAEQVQDFLGRPYAFEAFRAYLDGTVKAPGTAKDSQ